One Tissierellales bacterium DNA window includes the following coding sequences:
- a CDS encoding ATP-dependent helicase — MDLFSYMFETHNINFNEQQQNAITHFENPALVLAVPGAGKTTVLMTRTAHLLINHNVKSNQILSLTFSKAAALDMQKKFDSLFKGLNLGKITFSTIHSFAFKIIREYSYREHLNLNLIEGSDSSPNKIDILKMIYRQITNTTITDDKLEELISQISLVKNKCISPSDPEFSNILHFEQIFKTYEQIKKSNQYIDFDDMLLLALKILSSNHIVAIKYKQLYSFLQIDEAQDTSLVQHKIIKELLSRHNNLFMVADDDQSIYGFRGASPSELLSFEKTYKDSSIYFMEQNYRSTKDIVDSSNQIIVKNKNRYPKKIKTDSKHQNPIHFKQFKTEKFQLQYLSDQLDCNLDNSNCAILSRTNLSLIPIANALISSNKSFQMKDSKLNFFSHWVIKDFTSFILLALNPLDLKAFEKIYYKMNAYISKEHVNFLEKHPSDISIFDSLTKFEKLKSFQKERMLSLKHKFKRLSKLEPAKAISFIENDLNYLDYVKEHCEKFGTSFEHVSKYISIFKLISQNQDSLNSFLLHIALLRKKLRQKNTNSNIYLSTIHSAKGLEFDQVFMIDLIDGEFPGQSALDSYQRGIVNDIEEERRLFYVGMTRAKKDLHLLTYSSLNGKLVSPSMFLSELQLSKCDSTMDLFVEDQQVEHKIFNKGRIISINGDIITVYFEGHGVKKLSSSLSLENNLIKFL, encoded by the coding sequence ATGGATTTATTTTCTTATATGTTTGAAACTCATAATATAAATTTTAATGAGCAACAGCAAAATGCTATAACTCATTTCGAAAACCCAGCCTTAGTTTTAGCTGTACCAGGTGCTGGTAAAACAACCGTACTAATGACTAGAACTGCTCATTTGTTGATTAACCATAATGTCAAATCAAATCAAATACTGTCACTAACCTTTAGTAAAGCGGCTGCTTTAGACATGCAAAAAAAATTTGATTCACTATTTAAGGGCTTAAATTTAGGTAAAATAACATTTTCAACTATACATAGTTTCGCATTTAAAATCATACGTGAATACTCTTATAGAGAACACTTGAATTTAAACCTGATAGAAGGAAGTGATTCTTCGCCAAACAAAATAGACATTCTAAAAATGATCTATAGACAAATAACAAATACAACTATCACCGATGATAAATTAGAAGAACTGATAAGCCAAATAAGTCTAGTTAAAAACAAGTGCATTTCTCCTAGTGATCCTGAATTTTCTAATATTCTTCACTTTGAACAAATCTTTAAGACTTATGAGCAAATTAAAAAATCTAACCAATATATTGACTTTGACGATATGCTTTTACTAGCACTAAAAATATTATCTAGCAATCATATTGTTGCAATTAAATACAAACAACTTTATTCATTCTTACAAATAGATGAAGCTCAAGATACCTCTTTAGTACAACATAAAATCATAAAAGAACTTTTATCGCGCCACAATAATTTATTTATGGTAGCTGATGATGATCAAAGTATATATGGCTTTAGGGGAGCTTCGCCTAGTGAACTACTATCTTTTGAAAAAACATACAAAGATAGCTCGATTTATTTTATGGAACAAAATTATCGCTCCACAAAAGATATTGTCGATTCAAGTAATCAAATTATAGTAAAAAACAAAAATAGATATCCTAAAAAAATAAAAACCGATTCAAAACATCAAAATCCAATTCATTTTAAACAATTTAAAACTGAAAAATTTCAGTTGCAATATCTCTCAGATCAATTAGATTGTAATCTCGATAATTCAAATTGTGCTATTTTGAGCAGAACAAATCTCTCATTGATTCCAATAGCAAATGCTTTAATAAGTTCAAATAAATCTTTTCAAATGAAAGATTCAAAACTAAATTTTTTCAGTCATTGGGTAATAAAAGATTTTACATCTTTTATACTTCTAGCTTTAAATCCATTGGATTTGAAAGCCTTCGAAAAAATTTATTATAAAATGAATGCTTATATTTCAAAAGAACACGTAAATTTTTTAGAAAAGCATCCAAGTGATATCTCTATATTTGATAGTTTGACAAAATTTGAAAAACTAAAAAGTTTTCAAAAGGAAAGAATGCTCTCTTTAAAACATAAGTTTAAGAGATTATCTAAGTTAGAGCCCGCTAAAGCAATTTCTTTTATCGAAAATGATTTAAATTATCTAGACTACGTAAAAGAACATTGTGAAAAGTTTGGAACATCTTTTGAACACGTATCGAAATATATTTCTATTTTTAAACTTATTTCACAAAATCAAGATTCACTAAATTCATTTTTGCTCCACATTGCATTGCTAAGAAAAAAATTGAGGCAAAAAAATACAAATTCAAATATATATTTAAGCACAATTCACTCTGCAAAGGGTCTTGAATTTGATCAAGTATTTATGATTGACTTAATTGATGGAGAATTTCCTGGACAATCTGCTTTAGACAGCTATCAGCGGGGTATAGTTAATGATATAGAAGAAGAACGAAGGCTATTTTATGTTGGTATGACTAGAGCAAAAAAAGATCTTCACTTACTAACATACTCTTCCTTAAACGGAAAATTAGTTTCTCCTTCTATGTTTTTGTCCGAACTACAGTTATCAAAATGTGACTCAACTATGGATTTATTCGTGGAAGATCAACAAGTAGAACACAAAATTTTTAATAAAGGAAGAATAATATCTATTAATGGTGATATTATTACTGTTTATTTCGAAGGTCATGGAGTAAAAAAACTTTCTAGCTCATTGAGTTTAGAAAATAATTTAATAAAATTTTTATAA
- a CDS encoding class I SAM-dependent RNA methyltransferase: protein MEYQMIATSTFGLEAIVKREVEAIGAKIEKVDNGRIDFSGGIDLIPKANLWLRVADRVLLKMGEFRAESFASLFDKTYDIPWEHWITEDANFIVQGKSVKSTLYSVRDCQSIVEKAIVKRLQTKYDQDWFKKTGPRYKVQVAILKDIVTITLDTSGEGLHKRGYREKAVAAPIKETLAAALINLSFWKKDKMLIDPFCGSGTILIEAAMIGKNIAPGLYRNFDSEKWPIIPQKFWKEAKVDALKQIDQDLELNLRGYDIDGKAIEIAKLNAENAGVDDCISFEERAFDYFDKLEDYGVIVTNPPYGERLSEVQAVGKLYKKMGQVFQTMPTWSKYVITSYEAFEKASGMKASKKRKLFNGRLKVDYYQYFGEKPPRKK from the coding sequence ATGGAGTATCAAATGATAGCAACATCGACATTTGGATTAGAAGCGATAGTTAAAAGAGAAGTTGAAGCTATTGGCGCAAAAATAGAAAAAGTCGACAATGGAAGAATAGATTTTTCAGGAGGTATTGATTTAATACCGAAGGCAAATTTATGGCTTAGAGTAGCGGATAGAGTGCTTTTGAAAATGGGCGAATTTAGAGCAGAGAGTTTTGCATCTCTATTTGACAAAACCTATGATATACCTTGGGAACATTGGATTACAGAAGATGCAAATTTTATAGTACAGGGAAAATCTGTTAAGTCAACATTATACAGCGTTAGAGATTGTCAATCTATAGTGGAGAAAGCTATAGTTAAGAGATTACAAACTAAATATGATCAAGACTGGTTTAAAAAGACAGGACCTAGATATAAAGTACAGGTAGCTATATTAAAAGATATAGTTACTATAACACTAGATACGAGTGGAGAGGGACTGCATAAAAGAGGATATAGAGAAAAGGCAGTTGCAGCTCCTATAAAAGAGACATTAGCAGCAGCATTAATAAATCTTAGCTTTTGGAAAAAAGACAAGATGTTGATTGACCCATTTTGCGGTTCGGGTACAATATTGATTGAAGCGGCAATGATTGGTAAAAACATAGCACCTGGTTTGTACAGAAATTTTGATTCTGAAAAATGGCCAATTATTCCACAAAAATTTTGGAAAGAAGCTAAAGTAGATGCATTAAAGCAGATTGACCAAGATTTGGAATTGAATCTTAGAGGATATGATATTGACGGAAAAGCAATTGAAATAGCAAAATTGAATGCTGAGAATGCTGGAGTGGATGATTGTATTAGTTTTGAAGAGCGGGCGTTTGATTATTTTGATAAATTAGAGGATTATGGAGTTATAGTTACTAATCCACCTTATGGAGAGCGACTGAGTGAAGTTCAAGCTGTAGGGAAGTTATATAAAAAAATGGGGCAGGTATTTCAAACTATGCCTACTTGGTCTAAATACGTAATAACATCGTATGAAGCATTTGAAAAAGCTTCGGGGATGAAAGCTAGTAAAAAGCGAAAATTATTCAATGGTCGATTAAAAGTTGACTATTATCAATATTTTGGTGAAAAACCACCACGCAAAAAATAA